In Gammaproteobacteria bacterium (ex Lamellibrachia satsuma), a single genomic region encodes these proteins:
- the galE gene encoding UDP-glucose 4-epimerase GalE, whose protein sequence is MANKGILITGGAGYIGSHTARQLGEAGERLITLDNLSTGFREAVLYGELVVGDTGDQALVSRVLKEHDIDTVLHFAAHTVVPESVEDPLKYYGNNTCNTRSMLQCCAEAGVKNFIFSSTAAVYGTPGNGIAHEDTPTSPINPYGTSKLMSEWMLRDLSAATAMKHVILRYFNVAGCDPEGRIGQATPNATLLTKVACEAAVGKRDSVYIYGTDYPTPDGTGVRDYIHVEDLAAAHVKAIEHLRRGGDSAILNCGYGHGFSVREMLQAVEKAGNIKLDIIEADRRAGDPPALIAGAEKVREVLGWSPAHDDLSVIAGSALNWEKKLLKSPWKK, encoded by the coding sequence ATGGCCAACAAAGGGATTCTAATCACCGGTGGCGCCGGCTACATCGGCAGCCACACTGCACGTCAGTTGGGGGAAGCCGGGGAACGTCTAATCACCCTGGACAATCTCTCCACCGGCTTCAGAGAGGCGGTACTCTACGGTGAGCTGGTAGTCGGCGATACCGGCGACCAGGCGCTGGTCAGCCGCGTGCTCAAGGAACATGATATCGACACGGTGCTGCACTTCGCAGCCCACACTGTGGTACCCGAGTCGGTCGAGGATCCACTCAAGTATTACGGCAACAACACCTGTAACACCCGCAGTATGCTGCAGTGCTGCGCTGAGGCCGGGGTAAAAAACTTCATCTTCTCCTCTACCGCCGCCGTCTACGGCACGCCCGGCAACGGCATCGCCCATGAGGATACCCCCACCAGCCCGATCAATCCCTATGGCACCTCCAAGCTGATGTCGGAATGGATGTTGCGCGACCTCTCCGCCGCCACCGCTATGAAACATGTCATCCTGCGTTACTTTAATGTCGCCGGTTGTGACCCGGAAGGGCGCATCGGCCAAGCCACCCCCAATGCCACACTGCTGACCAAGGTGGCCTGCGAAGCGGCCGTGGGAAAACGGGATTCCGTCTATATCTACGGCACAGATTACCCTACACCGGACGGTACCGGGGTACGTGACTACATCCATGTAGAGGATCTGGCAGCTGCACATGTAAAGGCGATCGAACACCTGCGCAGAGGGGGAGACTCCGCTATCCTCAACTGTGGTTATGGGCATGGATTCAGCGTACGCGAGATGCTGCAGGCGGTGGAGAAGGCAGGCAACATCAAACTCGATATCATCGAGGCTGACCGCCGAGCGGGCGATCCACCGGCCTTGATCGCCGGTGCTGAGAAGGTGCGCGAGGTGCTGGGCTGGAGTCCTGCCCACGACGATCTCTCAGTTATCGCCGGTTCTGCGCTCAACTGGGAAAAGAAACTGCTGAAATCACCCTGGAAAAAATAG
- a CDS encoding 4'-phosphopantetheinyl transferase superfamily protein encodes MMFHPGSPVPNLTDLWLSERPESAPEPGTLHLWSIDLDRSDFHHYLSQDELTRAGRFTLEPPKSRFIAGRSALRSILGHYLATPPLSVQLKYGEHGKPELSDHPGDIHFNLAHSGPLAILAVSCGNPVGMDVEKIQSRRYMPGIAKRMFSTENFTLLESLSGSAQTRLFCHLWTGLEARHKCLGTGLFTPTQASDDAMPCWENFIPEPGFCGAISMQKEIPKTENWTSFKFQ; translated from the coding sequence ATGATGTTTCACCCAGGATCTCCTGTACCGAACCTCACCGACCTCTGGCTGTCCGAGCGTCCGGAATCGGCACCCGAACCGGGCACTCTGCATCTCTGGTCCATCGACCTGGACCGTTCTGACTTCCACCATTACCTTTCACAGGATGAACTGACTCGAGCCGGCCGGTTCACACTGGAACCACCAAAAAGCCGCTTTATCGCCGGCCGCAGCGCCCTGCGATCCATTCTTGGACACTATCTGGCCACCCCGCCCCTATCTGTCCAGCTGAAATATGGCGAACACGGTAAGCCTGAACTTTCCGATCATCCAGGTGATATCCACTTCAATCTGGCTCATAGCGGCCCTCTTGCGATCCTGGCAGTCAGCTGCGGCAACCCTGTAGGGATGGATGTGGAAAAGATCCAATCACGCAGATATATGCCCGGCATTGCCAAGCGCATGTTCAGCACAGAGAATTTCACGTTGTTGGAATCACTTTCCGGCTCAGCCCAAACCAGACTCTTCTGCCATTTGTGGACTGGCCTCGAAGCGCGGCATAAATGTCTCGGCACGGGGCTGTTCACGCCCACCCAGGCAAGTGATGACGCCATGCCCTGTTGGGAAAACTTCATCCCTGAACCCGGTTTTTGCGGCGCAATCAGCATGCAGAAGGAAATTCCAAAAACGGAAAACTGGACCAGCTTCAAATTTCAGTGA
- a CDS encoding TatD family hydrolase has translation MGLLPRLIDSHCHFDDTRFDQDRKQAFQRAREAGVTSQIIAGVKAEWWPRQKQVCRDYPGLYPAYGLHPMFLDDHRPQDIERLVSWIEREQPVAVGECGLDFFIKDPQPEAQQALFEAQLELAQHYRLPVIIHARRSVEQVFNSLKRYPGLKGVVHSFSGGEQQARRLVDLGFLLSFGGPITYERAKRLRSLIQTLPLESLMLETDAPDQPDNGHRGERNESAYLPTVLQTVAELRNQPPAEVAAITSDNAVQLFNIPSSDES, from the coding sequence ATGGGTCTTCTCCCGAGGCTGATCGACTCCCACTGCCACTTTGACGATACCCGCTTCGACCAGGACCGGAAGCAGGCCTTTCAGCGAGCAAGGGAGGCGGGAGTTACCAGCCAGATCATCGCCGGGGTGAAGGCCGAATGGTGGCCGCGGCAGAAGCAGGTCTGCAGGGATTATCCTGGACTCTACCCCGCCTACGGTTTGCACCCTATGTTCCTTGATGATCACCGCCCGCAGGATATAGAGCGGCTCGTTTCCTGGATCGAAAGGGAGCAGCCGGTGGCCGTCGGCGAGTGTGGTCTGGACTTTTTCATCAAAGATCCCCAGCCGGAAGCGCAGCAGGCACTGTTCGAAGCACAACTTGAACTGGCCCAACACTACCGATTACCGGTGATCATCCATGCCCGCCGTTCCGTGGAGCAGGTTTTCAACAGCCTGAAACGATACCCTGGCCTAAAGGGAGTGGTGCACAGTTTCTCCGGCGGTGAACAGCAGGCCCGCCGACTGGTCGATCTGGGTTTTCTTTTGAGTTTTGGTGGACCCATCACCTATGAACGAGCCAAACGCCTGCGCAGTCTGATCCAGACCCTGCCCCTGGAAAGCTTGATGCTGGAGACAGACGCACCGGATCAGCCAGACAACGGGCACCGGGGGGAGCGCAACGAATCAGCCTATCTGCCAACCGTGTTGCAAACAGTCGCGGAACTGCGCAACCAACCTCCTGCGGAGGTCGCAGCCATAACCTCGGATAATGCCGTGCAGCTATTCAACATTCCCTCCAGCGACGAGTCGTGA
- the yaaA gene encoding peroxide stress protein YaaA, translating to MLIVISPAKTLDYETPPATKTHTKPAFLKQSQQLINNLRNYSALDLAELMKLSMKLAELNFDRYHDWKTPFTTKNAKQAALAMKGDVYTGLDAESLNEDDFTFAQDHLRILSGLYGLMRPLDLMQPYRLEMGTKLPNESGKDLYAFWGTTITDAINKALAAQGDDVLVNLASNEYYKSIKPKLVKGRIITPQFKENKNGSYRMIGVYAKKARGLMSRYIIENRFTDPEDIKGFDAAGYDYNETLSQGDQWVFSRG from the coding sequence ATGTTAATCGTTATCTCTCCTGCCAAGACCCTGGACTATGAAACACCCCCGGCCACCAAAACCCATACCAAACCGGCGTTTCTGAAACAGTCCCAACAGTTGATCAATAATCTGCGCAACTATTCGGCACTGGATCTGGCGGAACTGATGAAACTGAGCATGAAGCTGGCTGAACTCAATTTCGACCGCTATCATGACTGGAAGACCCCTTTTACCACGAAAAACGCCAAACAAGCGGCATTGGCGATGAAGGGCGATGTCTATACGGGACTGGACGCAGAGAGCCTGAACGAAGATGATTTTACCTTCGCCCAAGATCACCTTCGCATCCTCTCCGGACTCTACGGACTGATGCGTCCCCTCGACCTGATGCAGCCCTACCGGCTGGAGATGGGCACCAAACTGCCCAATGAGTCGGGCAAGGATCTCTACGCCTTCTGGGGAACCACCATTACCGATGCGATCAATAAGGCGCTGGCAGCACAGGGAGACGACGTACTGGTCAATCTCGCCTCTAATGAATACTACAAATCGATCAAGCCCAAACTGGTGAAGGGACGCATCATCACTCCGCAGTTCAAAGAGAATAAAAACGGCAGTTATCGCATGATCGGCGTCTATGCAAAAAAGGCCAGGGGACTGATGAGCCGCTACATCATCGAAAATCGGTTTACCGACCCGGAGGATATCAAAGGCTTCGATGCAGCGGGTTACGACTACAATGAGACGCTCTCCCAGGGGGACCAATGGGTCTTCTCCCGAGGCTGA
- the xthA gene encoding exodeoxyribonuclease III: MKVVSFNTNSIRTREHQLARLRESYDPDVIGIQESKVQDQDFPLDMMESLGYQAQFFGQKTHYGVALLSKQPALAVEKGFPADDEDAQRRLIIARYASGKGNEVTVINGYFPQGESQDHETKYPAKRKFYADLLNYLNEFHKPTDSVLVIGDMNIAPLDIDIGIGPDNAKRWLRTGKCSFLPEEREWLERLKSWGLHDTYRTRYPDVEDQFSWFDYRSRGFDREPKRGLRIDLILATEPLNRSCTGAGIAHEIRGMEKPSDHCPIWAEFDF, from the coding sequence ATGAAAGTTGTTTCCTTCAATACCAACAGTATTCGCACACGTGAACATCAGCTAGCCAGACTGCGGGAATCCTACGATCCGGATGTCATCGGCATTCAGGAGAGTAAGGTACAGGATCAGGATTTCCCCCTCGATATGATGGAGAGCCTGGGATATCAGGCGCAGTTCTTCGGACAGAAGACCCACTATGGTGTGGCGCTGCTCTCCAAACAGCCGGCATTGGCCGTGGAGAAGGGTTTCCCCGCCGATGATGAGGATGCCCAGCGGCGTTTGATTATCGCTCGCTATGCCTCGGGGAAGGGCAATGAGGTCACCGTGATCAACGGCTATTTTCCCCAGGGTGAAAGCCAGGATCACGAGACGAAATACCCCGCCAAACGGAAATTCTACGCAGATCTGCTCAACTACCTGAACGAATTTCACAAGCCTACGGACTCAGTGCTGGTGATCGGTGATATGAATATTGCACCGCTGGATATCGATATCGGTATCGGCCCGGACAACGCCAAGCGCTGGTTGCGCACCGGCAAGTGCAGTTTTCTCCCGGAAGAGAGAGAGTGGCTTGAGCGTCTGAAGTCCTGGGGATTGCACGACACCTATCGCACCCGGTACCCGGATGTAGAAGACCAGTTCAGCTGGTTTGACTATCGCAGCCGGGGATTTGACCGGGAGCCGAAACGGGGATTGCGTATCGATTTGATTCTGGCGACCGAACCCCTGAATCGGAGCTGTACTGGTGCGGGTATCGCCCATGAGATTCGGGGGATGGAGAAGCCATCGGATCACTGTCCAATTTGGGCGGAGTTCGACTTTTAG
- a CDS encoding GGDEF domain-containing protein, with product MAENKEVSGIPAIERHISKALSKGIAAAVEEGEVVSVDDDRRSITDTVYPVFNTRNEVFAVLVQFTEKSSFELQRLTYGLLKVYSNYLTLLDKNQKDKLTGLLNRETLSTEVMKQLTLRCHKRNSARSEVKRRSEDEATYWLALIDVDFFKRINDQFGHLFGDEVLTLLARLLTDTFRDGDLIFRYGGEEFVVILKVFSQKDAASVLERCLRTVGSHEMPQADCITISIGAVEIRDQNGTADVIGSAGRAL from the coding sequence ATGGCCGAGAACAAAGAGGTTTCAGGTATTCCTGCGATTGAACGGCATATCTCCAAAGCACTTTCCAAGGGCATTGCCGCTGCCGTGGAGGAGGGCGAGGTTGTCTCGGTAGACGATGACAGGCGCAGCATAACAGATACTGTCTATCCGGTATTCAATACCAGGAATGAAGTCTTCGCCGTGTTGGTGCAGTTTACTGAAAAATCCAGTTTTGAACTTCAACGCCTGACCTATGGACTGCTGAAGGTCTACTCAAATTACCTTACTCTGCTGGATAAAAATCAGAAAGACAAACTCACCGGCTTGTTGAATCGTGAAACCCTGAGCACTGAAGTGATGAAACAGCTGACTTTGCGCTGTCACAAACGTAACAGTGCCAGGTCTGAGGTAAAGCGCCGTTCTGAAGATGAGGCCACCTACTGGTTGGCGTTAATTGATGTCGATTTTTTCAAGAGGATTAATGATCAATTTGGTCATCTGTTTGGGGATGAAGTGCTCACTCTGTTAGCGCGTCTGCTGACTGATACCTTCCGGGATGGGGACCTGATTTTTCGTTATGGCGGTGAAGAGTTCGTCGTTATTCTCAAGGTATTTTCTCAGAAAGATGCGGCTTCTGTGCTGGAACGCTGCCTTAGGACGGTGGGGTCCCACGAGATGCCGCAGGCAGATTGTATCACTATCAGTATCGGGGCAGTTGAAATCAGGGATCAAAACGGTACTGCAGATGTGATCGGAAGTGCCGGCAGGGCGCTTTAG
- a CDS encoding L,D-transpeptidase family protein — MEKSHNYISTIIGLFCVTLWCGTVNSASLEDELRGVAAIRERLQAVLQDVEVAIPAREPNWMLLQAFYEDRKGRAVWHESEHLNAQGETLLTLLGNALTEGLEPVDYHFSRLKASRLLRDPAVVLERELLLTDAFFRYAGDLRGGRVKAADLDPLWHFNFDRAEPMELLQAALSADGLSDLLGDLAPGALEYKRLRQVLYEYHEIESKGGWKPFPAVQILRPGDRHPSILLLRERLRIEGDYLEPLADGDDYFNPPLEAAVRRFQQRHGLDVDGRVGPKTRAELNVSVGHRLAQIKANMERWRWLPHSLEERYLLVNTAGFEVTMRDQGAEVFHRRTVGGKLERETPSFKSRITHLVLNPQWTVPRRIAVEDLLPKQLRDDNFFDSKGIAVFRKGEEGGWIQEDAAAIDWSLYHKNDFPFVLRQMPGPRNSLGQIKFHMVSPYAVFLHDTPAKGLFEQPTRPFSSGCVRVESASLLATQLLQGESEQASALALQEGIDSGQTMIWRLKQPIPVYLAYFSAWANEDGIPQFRADVYGLDAPLIQALASGGNKLSSLSVAGLPLSSDSVTR; from the coding sequence ATGGAAAAATCGCATAACTACATATCTACCATAATCGGGCTTTTCTGTGTCACGCTGTGGTGTGGAACAGTAAACAGTGCGTCGCTTGAAGACGAACTGCGTGGTGTGGCGGCGATTCGCGAGCGTCTGCAGGCAGTGCTACAGGATGTAGAAGTCGCCATTCCCGCCCGTGAACCCAACTGGATGTTGTTACAGGCTTTCTACGAGGATCGGAAGGGACGAGCGGTATGGCATGAGAGTGAGCACCTCAATGCCCAGGGTGAGACGCTACTGACCCTGCTTGGCAACGCCTTGACGGAAGGTTTGGAGCCTGTTGACTATCATTTTTCGCGTTTGAAAGCATCACGACTCCTGCGGGATCCGGCTGTGGTTTTGGAACGTGAACTTCTACTCACCGATGCCTTTTTCCGCTATGCAGGCGATCTTCGTGGAGGCCGTGTCAAAGCGGCAGACCTGGATCCGCTCTGGCACTTCAATTTTGACCGGGCTGAACCGATGGAACTCCTGCAGGCCGCGTTGTCGGCAGATGGCCTGTCTGACCTGTTGGGTGACCTGGCTCCAGGCGCGCTGGAGTACAAGCGTTTGCGGCAGGTGCTATACGAGTACCATGAAATCGAGAGTAAAGGGGGCTGGAAACCCTTTCCTGCGGTTCAGATCCTGCGTCCAGGTGATCGTCATCCCTCGATTTTGTTGCTACGGGAGCGGTTGCGTATTGAAGGTGACTATCTCGAACCATTGGCGGATGGGGATGACTATTTTAATCCACCGTTGGAAGCTGCGGTGAGACGTTTCCAGCAGCGCCATGGACTGGATGTGGACGGCCGGGTTGGCCCGAAAACAAGGGCTGAGCTGAATGTATCCGTGGGACACCGCCTTGCCCAGATCAAGGCCAATATGGAGCGTTGGCGTTGGTTGCCCCACTCTTTGGAAGAACGTTATCTGTTGGTCAACACTGCAGGTTTCGAAGTGACGATGAGGGATCAGGGTGCAGAGGTTTTTCACCGACGCACTGTCGGTGGCAAGCTGGAACGTGAAACGCCCTCCTTCAAAAGCCGGATTACCCATCTGGTGCTCAACCCTCAATGGACGGTTCCAAGACGTATTGCAGTGGAGGATTTACTGCCAAAACAGTTACGGGACGACAATTTTTTCGACAGTAAGGGGATTGCAGTATTTCGTAAGGGAGAAGAAGGGGGCTGGATTCAGGAGGATGCGGCGGCTATCGATTGGAGTTTGTATCACAAGAATGACTTCCCCTTTGTCCTGAGACAGATGCCGGGTCCCCGCAATAGTCTGGGCCAAATCAAATTTCATATGGTCAGCCCCTACGCGGTCTTTCTTCATGACACCCCTGCAAAAGGACTCTTTGAACAGCCAACACGCCCTTTCAGTTCAGGATGCGTGCGGGTTGAGTCTGCCTCCCTCCTGGCTACACAACTACTACAGGGGGAGAGCGAGCAGGCCTCTGCATTGGCGCTGCAGGAGGGTATCGATTCCGGTCAGACGATGATCTGGCGGTTAAAGCAACCGATACCGGTCTATCTGGCCTACTTCTCTGCATGGGCGAATGAGGATGGTATCCCCCAGTTCCGGGCTGACGTCTATGGCCTGGATGCCCCTTTGATCCAGGCTTTGGCGTCCGGTGGCAACAAGCTGTCCAGTCTGTCGGTAGCGGGACTGCCTCTCTCTTCCGATTCGGTGACTCGCTAA